Within Meles meles chromosome 19, mMelMel3.1 paternal haplotype, whole genome shotgun sequence, the genomic segment cactgagcgagccaggtgccccaggagttaGATATTTTGTATCAGAAGCTTTAAAAcagtatatctttaaaaaataatacactatCAGGGgactgggtgggtcagtgggttgagcctctgccttcggctcaggtcatgatctcagggtcctggaatcgagccccacattaggctctctgcttggcgggagcctgctttccccccctccctccgcctgcctctctgtgtacttgtgatctctttctttcactgtcaaataaataaaatctttaaaataataataataataatacattatcttttgacccagcaattccactcttaggcaTTTATCCCAAGTATATAACTAAAGATACATGTAAGTTTTATAAGTAATGCTGTTCATCAATGCGTTCAAAAAACTATTCTAAAGTCATTATTTGGTAGTTATGGGATcactgaataattatttttatgtttcccaATTTTTAATAACTGTAGggaaaatactttgttttctgtTCACTTACTCTTCATACTCAATTGTCAGACTGTATTTCTCTGCTTAGAGctgtcacttttttcttttctttttaaaggttaaaGTGAGCTTATCAAGTCAGCACCCAGAAACTCCTCTACACATTTCTGGTTTCCATCTCCCCTCAAAGGTAATTGCTTAGACAAGCCATGCTCACCTGCCCTCTTGTGCTATGTATCTCCACAAATTGTATGCAGTGAACCACATTTATCTAAACTAATATCCTAGTTTGTCCAACCCCTGTCTGATCTGACGTGTCATCTATCATTCCGTATATAATCCTCTCAattttcaggttttaaaattatttttcttttagcctCAGTCTAAACCCCCACGAGAAACAGTACAACATGGACAGCCAGCTGGTGAGCCTGAGAACCTAGAATTCACTTCCTTCATGTTCTGGAGAAACCCTTTGCCTAATATTGATCATGAACTTCAGGAGCTGCTGGTAAGGCCCTACGTTTGATTCCCCCAAGGACAGCATGCCGGCTTCTTCCTCCTGTTCCCGTGGCCTGGGACTTTGTGGATTCTGTTGTTTCAGATGGACAGAGATGATGTTCCAAGTGAGGGGGATGAGGAAGGAGAGAACGGAtttgaagaaaggaaagacaaggaTAGCGATGATGACGGGGGCGGTTGGATAACTCCCAGCAACATCAAGCAGATCCAGCGGGAGTCAGAGCAGTGCGCTGTCCCAAAGGATGTGCGGGTTGGCTGTGTGACTACAGACTTTGCCATGCAGGTGGGTGGATGGGCATCAGCCGGACCTAGGCTCTAGTTCATAACCTTTCACGGGAGTATGTACAGCTCTACTCTGTGATGCCCCTTTTCCTGGTTCTAGAAACTTTACCTGTGCTCTTTGATTATCTGTAGTTTTGGTTGGGAACTAGAAAATCAACATAGTGACAAAATATATGTCTTGTATTAAGTTTTTAATGTTTACTATACATGGTCTGTTGTTGGTTCTCTTTCAATATGTTTCATGTTCTGTTCTTAGTTAGGTTCTTGGAAAAAGTAGAGGTTTCCAGCTCCCAAAAGAGTGTATTTGCCTTTGACAAGataaatgtttgtgtgtgtgtgtgtttttctttaaagatcttaaaGGCGCCACAATAAATGTCTTTGTTAAGAGAGATGCTTAGTGAGGGGCCCTGGGCCAAAGACCTGGCCCCTTCAAATGCAAGGGGGAAATCTAGGTCTTAGCTCTAGTTTACATGCCATGAGTGGCATCCTGATCTTCCTTTCCCTCAGCAAAACCCCCTTACGAACCAAACCAGGCTTTGTGAAGTCCTTTCACTGCAATTATACAGATGTTAGACTTTGGTTTTGCTGACTTGGGTGGTGCTTTTGCTCATTGGTTGCAGAACGTCCTGCTTCAGATGGGGCTGCATGTTCTGGCCGTGAACGGCCTGCTGGTCCGCGAGGCCCGGAGCTACATCCTGCGCTGCCATGGCTGTTTCAGGTACGTGGCTGACGATCTGCACCCGCGGCCTCTCTGTGGACCGCTTTTCTCCATCCTTTGTGCCAGTTTCTGGAAGGATGGCCTTGTGTGTGGGTTTTCCTCCCCCTTGTCCTTCATATGCACCTAGGTTCTGTCCTCACCAGAGCGCTGAAAACTCTGGGACAGAGGTCACCAGTGACCTCCTGTCTTCGTATCTTAGTCACAGGATTAAAGGCATGGATTGTGGAGCATAGAGCCCTCATCACTTAACCATATGCACTGCAGCATTTATGGATGAAATGATGCCTGCGATTTGCTTTGAAATAATCCACAGGTGGGAAGAGTGGGTGGGGGTAGGATGGAACGGGACGACCATCGATGGATACTTGTTGAAGCGGGGTGAGGGGCCCTGGGGGGTTCGTTGTGCTCTTTGGTCTACTTTATgattagattttctatttcaaaaaaaaaaaaagtggaatggATTCAGACACAGGTTCAGATCCAGATTCTGTCTCGCAATAGCTTTACAGAAGTTGGTGAACTCAGATTTTTCTTGCATAAAATCAGAAGGGCTGATTGTCGTAGAGAAGTGTGATATCTGGAACAGGACACAGTCCGCTCAGGTGAACTGTTCGCAGAGCATGCCCTTCTCTTCTGGCTCATAAAGTGGTCCTCATGGGGGGACGGAGGGTGCTGATGTTCTCTGGGcaggccccagggtcctggagacCTGCTTGGAGCGGACAAAGCTGTACTTCAGCTTTGCCAGGGAAGCATGGCCCTGGGATCTTACGCTGCGGTGGCTGAGAGCCTCTCCATAGATCAGTCCAGATTTGGTGGCATGATACAGATCATCTCGTGGAGGAGCAAGGTGTCTCCTGGGTCCCTAGTGCTGTTCCACTGAGGGTAAAGTTGTGTAGATGGACCACTGCTCCCCTGCCGGCTTTAAGACAACCAGGCACTCGTGACCCAGGGGCCCTGCCCTACCaccagcctctgccttcttctcaatCTTTAGTTTGAAAATGTACCAGGTCTAGGACAGTAAAGCTCCTTGCTTCATGAAATCCCATTTCCCCCATTGCCCTTTGTTATAAAACCCCAAGTTCCCCAAATGAACATGCATTCTTAGCAGCTCTAAGAAACGTTCTCTATTCTTGTGAGACTAGCCCAGTGACTGGACAGTTTCTTTCACAGGATAATGAGTTCCTAGCATCTGTTGAGAGGCACTTACTCTCAGAGACTTGCAGGTCAAGGATTCAGCTTCTTGGGAGATTCACCCAGCTCAGGGACTTGTATAAACACTGCCACTTAGTCTCTGACAGCAGCAGCTTTCTTGTCCAAGGTCCCCTGTTGGGGCTTGAATGCACTGCGGAGAGACAAGGCCTCAGGACCTGCCCGCCCTTGACACTCACGCCCTTTTAGCCGTAGCAACTTTCCAGTCTTTCCTGTGGCATTCATTAATACATTCTGGGCACTTCTGGAGCTACCTCCTGGCCCAGCAGCCTGGCTGCCATCTCCAGGCGAGGTGTGGAGAGCCGCAGGAATAAGCCCTTTGACTTGAGTCAGGTGCCATTCAAAGCACTGATTGTGGAACCACCTTCCTGGCCTTGTAGCTACCACTTACtggctctgtgcctcagtttccccatctataagaTGGACAGAATGCCAGCTTTATAGGATTGTTTTGATGTTAAACTTGTGGAATAATGCCTAAAAGTTTAGTAAGACTTCATTACTAGCGTAACAACATTTGGCTCAACTTCCGAGCCGAATTACGGACTTGCTGCCTGTGTCACTTTGTTCACCTTTGCCCTTGGCACAGCGCAGTGGCGGCTTGTCTCGGCAGCACAAGGCTGGGCGGCCATGGTCTGTGACATGTCGGGCCATTCAGTCTCCCCTATTCCTTGTCGCTTCCTTCTCCTCTGACAACCATAACTCACCTTGTGCTCTGGGGACAGGGTTTGCCCCCCAACGGCTTCCGTGCcaaacctttccttttctctccaggaCCACATCTGACATGAGCCGAGTATTCTGTTCGCATTGTGGAAACAAGACCCTGAAGAAAGTGTCCGTGACCGTTAGTGACGATGGAAGCCTGCACATGCACTTCTCACGCAACCCGAAGGTGCTGAACCCTCGGGGCCTCCGGGTGAGTGCGGCTCTCCCACTCCTCTCGCAGCCAGGCCTGCAGCTGGGAGAGCAAGACCTCTTGGCACCAGGATCAGAATCTGCAGAGAGGACCAGGAAAGGCTTGGCATGGAACTGTCCCTCTGATTCCTTAAACCCAGCCTTACCTTGTGGCACGAGATGGTCTGGCACTCTTCTAGTTCCGTCCCTGCCCTGAAATCAGCCCTTCCTCTGATTCCTTATGGAGaatggggtttttttggttttgttttttttaaggatttttattttatttgacagagatcacaagtaggcagagaggcaggcagagagagagggggaagcaggctccccgctgagcagagagcctgatgcaaggcttgatcccaggaacctggaacatgacctgagccgaaggcagaggctttaacccactgagccacccaggtgccccgagaatggGGTTTTGAAGCACAAGGCTGCGCACAGGGTGGGCTCCTTGCCCTAGGGGGTCAGAGAGGTCTCAGCCCACGGTCGATAGAGATTGTATGTAATTATACAcaggaatattttcttttacgtatctgtattttaaaatgagttaaaatggggcgcctgggtggcccagtggattaagccactgccttcagctcaggtcatgatctcagggtcctgggatcgagccccgcatcaggctctctgctccgcagggagcctgcttcctcctctctctctgcctgcctctctgtctacttgtgatctctctctctgtcaaataaataaataaaatcttttaaaaaaaaattaaaaaaaaaatttaaaaaaaaattaaaaatgagttaaaataagTTCCATTTCAACCCAACAGAGTTCATGCTAGCCCTCCCTAATATCTTGACACCATTTTCCATAATTACTTATTTGCTCAATCCTAGAACACTTGTTTCAGAGTTACCCACACCAGTGAAAATGGTACCTGCTTAGAGTTCTGTGTGCGGAGGTAACTCCATTGCTAGCTGAGGGCGTGTAGTCACAGCACAAGTAGCAGTGACTGATAAACTCCGCTGATGTCATCTGTATGCATCCAGAGCCATCAGGAAGCTTGACATTAACAGGGTCGGATGTGTTTGGATAGGGTGCCTGCCTAATGACTTGTCCTTTCTTGTTTGCAGTATTCGCTTCCCACTCCCAAAGGGGGCAAATACGCCATCAACCCCCATCTGACTGAGGACCAGCGCTTCCCTCAGCTGAGACTGTCCCGAAAGGCCAGGCAGAAAACGGACGTGTTTGCCCCTGACTACATAGCTGGGGTATCTCCCTTTGCAGAGAATGACATCTCCAGCCGGTCGGCTACGCTGCAGATCCGAGACAACACcttgggagcagggaggaggcggTTAAATCCCAATGCTTCCAGAAAGAAGTTTGTGAAGAAGAGGTGAAGCGCAAGCTCGGCAGGCGGGCAGGATTGCCGCCACAGCTGCCGAGGTGCTCGGGTGCCCCCTTGCCCCGGTTGTCAGGTCCAGATCCCTCTGGGTCCAGACAATATGCCTAGCTTATGCAACGCTGCTTCCTGACTGCCTGGGATGGGTTGGGTTCATGGTGGAACTGGGCCATCCTTGGCCTGTAAGCATCCAGAGAGCTGGGATTCCTGGCATGTTGAGCAGAGTTTGATGAAAACAGAAGGAATGGCCCCATGGAGCACATCCTCAGCATTCAAAGAAAGGCACTTCCAGCTGGtagtatttttctaataaatgtgGTTGTAAGCTCCTGTGCCTTTTCATTACGTCACCAAATGTCTACTGCTTAGGTAACTGGAAGGTGACACTTAAGC encodes:
- the NOB1 gene encoding RNA-binding protein NOB1 yields the protein MALVEHVVADAGAFLRDAALQDIGKNIYTIRDVVNEIRDKATRRRLAVLPYELRFKEPFPEYVRLVTEFAKKTGDYPSLSATDIQVLALTCQLEAEFVGVSHLRQEPEKVKVSLSSQHPETPLHISGFHLPSKPQSKPPRETVQHGQPAGEPENLEFTSFMFWRNPLPNIDHELQELLMDRDDVPSEGDEEGENGFEERKDKDSDDDGGGWITPSNIKQIQRESEQCAVPKDVRVGCVTTDFAMQNVLLQMGLHVLAVNGLLVREARSYILRCHGCFRTTSDMSRVFCSHCGNKTLKKVSVTVSDDGSLHMHFSRNPKVLNPRGLRYSLPTPKGGKYAINPHLTEDQRFPQLRLSRKARQKTDVFAPDYIAGVSPFAENDISSRSATLQIRDNTLGAGRRRLNPNASRKKFVKKR